A region from the Cannabis sativa cultivar Pink pepper isolate KNU-18-1 chromosome 9, ASM2916894v1, whole genome shotgun sequence genome encodes:
- the LOC115720986 gene encoding uncharacterized protein LOC115720986, with amino-acid sequence MNKDDIPWILGIQTMRDCGEDELIWNPTIDGEYTVASGYRMKQSEKEGAETSNKSITKGWWTAVWHSNLTPKIKNFIWRVCHNWVPSKTELAKRGIKLDRTCTGCWNQIETISHAIWQCPRLKYVWKETGLWHLFPKSLGLMSDLMEFLMFMKNKCSNQDFERFLGMSWMVWSQRNNRIFQNKNPPLKSWTPWALDFVNHALTKATDIKDKKRDKSVIRWKAPPKGSFLINCDAALSPDQMGSGIVAVIRDFKGNLVAAEVKYHNGYVSVLMAKCMALRLGLYLSHKMNTNPFYLTSDNLTAINHLLSRKASRTDWGLQLKDILCSHLLDDCIEIRYVSRDSNRVAHSLARWAFKLKSNSFWSEVLPSCAAAILDAEKSGLV; translated from the coding sequence ATGAACAAGGATGACATTCCTTGGATATTGGGGATACAGACAATGCGAGACTGCGGAGAAGATGAACTTATTTGGAATCCAACAATTGATGGGGAGTATACGGTGGCCAGCGGTTATCGAATGAAGCAAAGTGAGAAAGAAGGTGCTGAAACGTCAAACAAATCGATAACCAAAGGGTGGTGGACTGCAGTTTGGCATTCAAATTTAACTCCAAAAATAAAGAACTTTATATGGAGAGTTTGCCATAATTGGGTTCCCTCTAAGACTGAGCTTGCAAAGAGAGGTATCAAATTGGATAGAACTTGTACTGGCTGCTGGAATCAGATTGAAACAATCAGTCACGCTATATGGCAATGTCCTCGGCTTAAGTATGTTTGGAAAGAGACGGGGCTTTGGCATCTCTTTCCTAAAAGTCTTGGACTGATGTCGGATTTGATGGAGTTTCTCATGTTTATGAAAAACAAATGCTCTAATCAGGATTTTGAAAGATTTTTGGGCATGAGTTGGATGGTGTGGAGCCAACGAAATAATCGAATCTTCCAAAATAAGAATCCCCCTCTGAAGAGCTGGACACCTTGGGCTCTTGACTTTGTTAACCATGCTCTCACAAAGGCCACTGACATCAAGGATAAGAAGAGGGATAAAAGTGTGATCAGATGGAAGGCTCCTCCGAAAGGCTCTTTTTTGATCAACTGTGATGCAGCACTAAGTCCAGATCAGATGGGGAGCGGAATTGTTGCTGTCATCAGAGATTTTAAGGGCAATTTGGTTGCGGCTGAGGTTAAATACCATAATGGTTATGTGTCGGTTCTTATGGCTAAATGTATGGCTCTCAGATTGGGCCTTTATCTGAGCCACAAGATGAACACAAATCCATTTTACCTCACATCTGACAATCTAACTGCTATCAACCATCTGCTTTCCAGGAAGGCTTCTCGAACGGATTGGGGGCTGCAATTGAAGGATATACTCTGTTCTCACTTGTTAGATGACTGTATTGAGATTAGATATGTTAGTAGAGATAGCAATAGAGTTGCTCATTCCTTAGCTAGGTGGGCTTTTAAGCTCAAAAGTAATTCTTTTTGGTCAGAGGTTTTACCCTCTTGTGCTGCTGCCATTTTAGATGCAGAGAAGTCTGGCCTTGTGTag